One window from the genome of Haladaptatus paucihalophilus DX253 encodes:
- a CDS encoding DNA topoisomerase IV subunit A: MSADNDNADAQAKLIDLAAEFYDQFAGGQIPEMSIPTRTKSNIEYDEDSNVWVYGDRKSTRSANSVRGARKLLKAVYTIDFLTNQLEEDRSSTLRELYYLSESWDADEAQFSTQDESNQLIEDLEIVSEVTREDFHMRPEESGAKVMGPLLLREQTNRGDREIHCQDDVGQGGYQIPNNPDTIEFLDNDADFVLCVETGGMRDRLVENGFDEEYNTIIVHLGGQPARATRRLTKRLHEELDLPVTVFTDGDPWSYRIYGSVAYGSIKSAHLSDYLATPEAKFIGIQPKDIVEYDLPTDPLSDSDKNALESELEDPRYQTDYWEEQIELQLDIEKKSEQQALASHGLDFVTDTYLPERLSDMGII, translated from the coding sequence ATGAGCGCAGACAACGACAACGCAGACGCCCAAGCGAAACTCATCGACCTCGCCGCGGAGTTCTACGACCAGTTCGCGGGCGGGCAGATTCCCGAGATGTCGATTCCGACCCGGACGAAGAGCAACATCGAGTACGACGAGGACTCGAACGTGTGGGTGTACGGCGACCGGAAGAGCACCCGGAGCGCGAACAGCGTCCGTGGGGCCAGAAAGCTACTGAAAGCGGTGTACACCATCGACTTTCTCACGAATCAGTTGGAGGAAGACCGCTCTTCTACCCTTCGTGAGTTGTACTACCTCTCGGAGTCGTGGGACGCCGATGAAGCGCAGTTTTCCACCCAAGACGAGTCGAACCAGCTCATCGAGGACTTGGAAATCGTCTCGGAGGTCACCCGCGAGGACTTCCACATGCGACCGGAGGAGTCCGGCGCGAAGGTGATGGGTCCGCTGCTCCTCCGGGAACAGACCAACCGGGGCGACCGGGAGATTCACTGCCAGGACGACGTGGGACAGGGCGGGTACCAGATTCCGAACAACCCGGACACCATCGAGTTCCTCGACAACGACGCGGATTTCGTCCTCTGTGTCGAGACGGGTGGGATGCGCGACCGACTCGTCGAGAACGGGTTCGACGAGGAGTACAACACCATCATCGTCCACCTCGGCGGCCAACCCGCGCGGGCGACCCGCCGCCTGACGAAGCGACTGCACGAGGAACTCGACCTGCCGGTCACGGTCTTCACCGACGGTGACCCGTGGTCTTACCGCATCTACGGGTCCGTCGCCTACGGGTCCATCAAGAGCGCGCACCTGAGCGATTACCTCGCCACGCCCGAGGCGAAGTTCATCGGCATCCAGCCGAAGGACATCGTGGAGTACGACCTCCCGACCGACCCGCTGAGCGATTCCGACAAGAACGCGCTCGAAAGCGAACTCGAAGACCCGCGCTACCAGACCGACTACTGGGAAGAGCAGATAGAACTCCAACTCGACATCGAGAAGAAGTCCGAACAGCAGGCGCTCGCCTCCCACGGACTCGACTTCGTGACCGACACCTACCTCCCCGAGCGGCTTTCGGATATGGGTATCATCTGA
- a CDS encoding MBL fold metallo-hydrolase, which yields MTVRHDDVTVEWFGYATVRLETADGFVAYIDPGRYGVLTGEWEPDSPDAAHPDPVDYHAADGDAVFVTHDHHYDSDGIERVAGEDATVVVYEGVDADAIGRDVTPPSELPYEVVRIGEEDHLTVGDCDAWSIPAYNEENGPHTGDDGEPFHPKGFGIGYLLSLNGSTVFWPGDTDALSGHRALDVDVFLPPIGGSFTMDRREAAALAADLDPALVVPIHYGTFAALETDSAAFAEDVENRGITVALDED from the coding sequence GTGACGGTTCGACACGACGACGTGACGGTGGAATGGTTCGGCTACGCGACCGTGCGCCTCGAAACCGCGGACGGCTTCGTCGCGTACATCGACCCCGGGCGGTACGGCGTGCTGACGGGCGAGTGGGAACCGGACAGCCCCGACGCGGCCCATCCCGACCCGGTGGACTACCACGCGGCGGACGGCGACGCGGTGTTCGTCACCCACGACCACCACTACGATTCGGACGGTATCGAGCGCGTCGCGGGCGAGGACGCCACGGTCGTCGTCTACGAGGGCGTGGACGCAGATGCTATCGGGCGAGACGTGACGCCGCCGTCAGAACTACCCTACGAGGTAGTGCGAATCGGCGAGGAAGACCACCTGACGGTCGGCGACTGTGACGCGTGGTCGATTCCGGCGTACAACGAGGAGAACGGCCCGCACACCGGGGACGACGGCGAGCCGTTCCACCCGAAGGGATTCGGCATCGGCTACCTGCTCTCGCTCAACGGGTCGACCGTCTTCTGGCCGGGCGACACCGACGCGCTCTCGGGCCACCGGGCGCTCGACGTGGACGTCTTCCTCCCGCCCATCGGCGGCAGTTTCACCATGGACCGGCGCGAGGCGGCCGCGTTGGCCGCCGACCTCGACCCGGCCCTCGTGGTGCCGATTCATTACGGCACGTTCGCCGCGCTCGAAACCGATTCGGCCGCGTTCGCGGAGGACGTCGAGAACAGGGGTATCACGGTTGCGCTGGACGAGGACTGA
- a CDS encoding zinc ribbon domain-containing protein, with protein MRPHGTSNFCSQCGSALSPGDSFCSQCGSAVGAAGDGRRYTHGAGTRHPQDPGFRRRVEDLTVEGWDVKHDYGERVVMVNRGFGSIPLHILLLMSTSGVGNLLYAWYCYSPGAERIELRADGSEEYFENEGVSTGWSAKSALGFLVSSFFGLFGVLFGSFLLLTNWAGTGLVFGTASLLLGLFLLLLAPKHVPGFKSPTTFGRVRSTDEKTVFEPATPCSVCAEPVGNGVKRTYHERTYVAGIPVRTVNEGDNHYCRSCARGDFESGGAGVEADATGTAETEFV; from the coding sequence ATGCGTCCCCACGGAACCTCCAACTTCTGTTCGCAGTGCGGTTCGGCGCTCTCCCCCGGCGATTCGTTCTGTTCGCAATGCGGGAGTGCGGTCGGAGCGGCGGGTGACGGTCGCCGCTACACACACGGTGCGGGCACCCGCCATCCGCAGGACCCCGGATTTCGCCGCCGGGTGGAAGACCTCACGGTCGAAGGATGGGACGTGAAACACGATTACGGCGAGCGCGTGGTGATGGTGAACCGCGGGTTCGGGTCGATTCCGCTCCACATCCTCCTGCTCATGTCCACCAGCGGCGTCGGCAACCTGCTCTACGCGTGGTACTGTTACTCGCCGGGCGCGGAGCGAATCGAACTGCGTGCGGACGGCTCGGAGGAGTACTTCGAAAACGAGGGCGTTTCGACCGGCTGGTCGGCGAAAAGCGCCCTCGGATTCCTCGTGAGTTCCTTTTTCGGGTTGTTCGGCGTCCTGTTCGGGTCGTTCCTCCTCTTGACCAACTGGGCCGGTACGGGATTGGTCTTCGGGACCGCCTCGCTCCTGCTCGGGTTGTTTTTACTCTTGCTCGCCCCCAAGCACGTCCCCGGTTTCAAATCTCCCACGACGTTCGGTCGCGTCCGTTCGACGGACGAAAAGACGGTCTTCGAACCGGCCACGCCCTGTTCCGTCTGTGCCGAACCGGTCGGAAACGGGGTAAAGCGAACCTACCACGAGCGCACGTACGTCGCCGGAATCCCGGTGCGGACGGTCAACGAGGGCGACAACCACTACTGCCGGTCGTGCGCTCGCGGGGACTTCGAATCCGGTGGTGCCGGAGTCGAAGCCGACGCTACCGGGACCGCCGAAACCGAATTCGTCTGA
- a CDS encoding DNA topoisomerase VI subunit B codes for MPSMQSTLGDEGIAEELAESQRQISIAEFFEKNKHMLGFDSGARGLVTAVKEAVDNALDASEEARLKPFVRVKIEEVGDYYRLIVEDEGPGITREQIPKVFGKLLYGSRFHKREQSRGQQGIGISAAVLYSQLTSGKPAKITSKPKGSDRQRYFELIIDTDENEPEIQSESDTPPVGRELVGTHGTRIELEMEANMRARQQLIRYIKHTAVVNPHAKIVFEEPGMEDGEEMVFERADGASLPAETEEIRPHPHGVELGTLLKMLGSTDSHSISGFLQEEFTRVGKKTSENVIENFRDRHYGREAAWRAPQAHEEVDIESAVEEAVANKGAEATDAFAAAVAEKAAESDRISHHQLRAIIAVAADEIEAEFGTSFGATVQENALDSAWAAITDDRVTDLYELVDDATSVRKDDETVRALAERIAAKFENEDGHDRATEKRLEEYVGRAADMTEEREDVTIGETARENVVDAIWDSMVTVPDDVPKVREVGDSRDIASELLDAMKETDIISPPTNCLSPITADLVEAGLRKEYDADFYAAATRDADVHGGDPFIVEAGIAYGGDLQAEGSAELLRFANRVPLVYQRGACATTDVVKSIGWRNYNLDQPGGRGVPNGPVVIMVHVASTNVPFTSESKDAIANVPEIEDEIELAIREAARELKSYLNKRQSLKKRQKKQNVIATILPEMAEKLSAVTGREDLEIGDSLARIMNNVLVEREVEEDTVKLVVENHGSTNESPKLTDIVATKPENLSDGASAVEMDGEWFVTWEPTVESGEESVLEYHVAEDVSFDAVTVEGIEDERLTNNT; via the coding sequence ATGCCTTCGATGCAGTCTACGCTCGGCGACGAGGGGATCGCCGAAGAGTTGGCCGAAAGCCAGCGACAGATCTCCATCGCCGAGTTCTTTGAGAAGAACAAGCATATGCTCGGCTTCGACAGCGGTGCCCGGGGGTTGGTCACCGCCGTCAAGGAGGCGGTCGACAACGCCCTCGACGCCTCCGAGGAAGCCCGATTGAAGCCGTTCGTCCGCGTAAAAATCGAGGAAGTCGGCGACTACTATCGACTCATCGTCGAGGATGAGGGACCGGGGATTACCCGCGAGCAGATTCCGAAAGTGTTCGGGAAACTGCTCTACGGGTCGCGGTTCCACAAGCGCGAGCAGTCGCGGGGGCAGCAGGGTATCGGCATCTCCGCCGCCGTCCTCTACTCCCAGCTGACGAGCGGGAAGCCCGCCAAAATCACGAGCAAACCCAAGGGAAGCGACCGACAGCGCTACTTCGAGCTCATCATCGACACCGACGAGAACGAGCCCGAGATTCAGTCCGAATCCGACACGCCGCCGGTCGGCAGGGAACTCGTCGGCACCCACGGCACGCGCATCGAACTCGAAATGGAGGCGAACATGCGCGCGCGCCAGCAGCTCATCCGGTACATCAAACACACCGCCGTCGTCAACCCGCACGCGAAGATCGTCTTCGAGGAACCGGGGATGGAAGACGGCGAGGAGATGGTGTTCGAACGCGCCGACGGCGCGAGCCTCCCCGCCGAAACCGAGGAGATTCGCCCGCACCCACACGGTGTCGAACTCGGAACGCTCCTGAAGATGCTCGGGAGCACCGACTCGCACAGTATCTCCGGGTTCCTGCAGGAGGAGTTCACCCGCGTCGGAAAGAAGACGTCCGAGAACGTCATCGAGAACTTCCGCGACCGGCACTACGGCCGGGAGGCCGCGTGGCGAGCGCCCCAAGCGCACGAGGAGGTTGACATCGAGTCGGCCGTCGAGGAAGCGGTGGCGAACAAGGGTGCCGAGGCGACCGACGCCTTCGCGGCCGCGGTCGCGGAGAAGGCCGCCGAGAGCGACCGAATCTCGCACCACCAACTGCGGGCGATCATCGCCGTCGCGGCCGACGAAATCGAAGCGGAGTTCGGAACCTCGTTCGGCGCGACGGTGCAGGAAAACGCCCTCGATTCGGCGTGGGCCGCGATCACCGACGACCGCGTGACGGACCTGTACGAACTCGTGGACGACGCGACGAGCGTCCGGAAGGACGACGAGACGGTTCGCGCCCTCGCGGAGCGAATCGCCGCGAAGTTCGAGAACGAGGACGGCCACGACCGCGCGACGGAAAAACGGCTCGAAGAATACGTCGGCCGCGCGGCCGACATGACCGAGGAGCGCGAGGACGTGACCATCGGAGAGACGGCCCGCGAGAACGTCGTCGATGCCATCTGGGATTCGATGGTGACGGTTCCCGACGACGTGCCGAAGGTCCGCGAAGTGGGGGACAGCCGCGATATCGCGAGCGAACTCCTCGACGCGATGAAGGAGACGGACATCATCTCGCCGCCGACCAACTGCCTGTCGCCCATCACCGCCGACCTCGTGGAGGCCGGACTCCGAAAGGAGTACGACGCGGACTTCTACGCGGCCGCGACCCGCGACGCCGACGTTCACGGCGGCGACCCGTTCATCGTGGAGGCCGGAATCGCCTACGGCGGCGACCTACAGGCTGAGGGTTCCGCCGAACTGCTCCGGTTTGCGAACCGCGTGCCGCTGGTCTACCAGCGCGGCGCCTGCGCGACGACGGACGTGGTGAAATCCATCGGCTGGCGTAACTACAACCTCGACCAACCCGGCGGCCGCGGCGTCCCGAACGGCCCGGTCGTCATCATGGTTCACGTGGCGTCCACGAACGTCCCGTTCACGAGCGAGTCGAAGGACGCCATCGCCAACGTCCCCGAAATCGAGGACGAAATCGAACTGGCGATTCGGGAAGCGGCCCGCGAACTCAAATCCTACCTCAACAAGCGCCAGTCGCTCAAGAAGCGCCAGAAGAAACAGAACGTCATCGCCACAATCTTGCCCGAAATGGCCGAGAAGCTCTCGGCCGTGACCGGCCGCGAGGACCTCGAAATCGGCGACTCGCTGGCGCGCATCATGAACAACGTGCTGGTCGAGCGCGAGGTCGAGGAGGACACGGTGAAACTCGTCGTGGAGAACCACGGTTCGACGAACGAATCGCCGAAACTGACCGACATCGTGGCGACCAAGCCCGAAAACCTGTCCGACGGTGCGAGCGCCGTCGAGATGGACGGCGAGTGGTTCGTGACGTGGGAACCCACCGTCGAGAGCGGTGAGGAATCCGTTCTCGAATATCACGTCGCCGAAGACGTATCGTTCGACGCCGTGACCGTCGAAGGAATCGAAGACGAACGACTGACCAACAACACATGA
- the ligA gene encoding ATP-dependent DNA ligase LigA, with translation MEFGEFADTAAEIEELSADSDIIDAVTDLLSSANDDLEVLARFVQGRVFPAWDSTTLDIGPNLCYTAIARAAGQNVSADDVEDRLAEMGDIGAVAASYEFGGQQGLAAFGGGRDELTVAEVATELDALATTEGSGSQDTKIDILFGLFNRTESLEARYLARLVLSEMRIGVGEGTVRDAISAAFDVPVESVQRALQVSNDYGRVARVAESEGEDGLDDLQLEVGRPVQAMLAQAGAVTDALEDWEVAGVEWKFDGARVQLHYDGETVRIFSRNMEDVTDPLPEVVEYAEENLAAPAIVDGEVVAMDDGEPLPFQEVLRRFRRKHDVARAREEVAVELRAFDCLHADGEDLLTAPLVERHDRLQVILSGGVSALTVTGDEDEIADIEANALDAGHEGIMLKNPDSTYSPGRRGKNWRKRKPDVETVDLVVTGAEWGEGRRASFLGTFLLSARTEDGDFETLGKVATGITDEELAELTELLEPHIATQDGQTVEIAPGIVFEVGYEEIQESPTYSSGFALRFPRFLGVRDDKTPESADSLERIERLAEMQ, from the coding sequence ATGGAGTTCGGGGAGTTCGCCGACACGGCCGCGGAGATAGAGGAATTGAGTGCCGATAGCGACATCATCGATGCCGTCACCGACCTCCTCTCGTCGGCGAACGACGACCTCGAAGTGCTGGCCCGGTTCGTGCAGGGGCGGGTGTTCCCGGCGTGGGATTCCACGACGCTCGACATCGGGCCGAACCTGTGTTACACCGCCATCGCCCGCGCCGCGGGGCAGAACGTCTCGGCGGACGACGTGGAGGACCGCCTCGCCGAGATGGGCGATATCGGCGCGGTCGCGGCGAGTTACGAGTTCGGCGGTCAGCAGGGTCTCGCCGCTTTCGGCGGCGGGCGGGACGAACTGACCGTCGCGGAGGTTGCGACGGAACTCGACGCGCTCGCCACGACCGAGGGGTCGGGCAGTCAAGACACGAAGATAGATATCCTGTTCGGGCTGTTCAACCGCACGGAATCGCTCGAAGCGCGGTATCTGGCCCGCCTCGTCCTCTCGGAGATGCGAATCGGCGTCGGCGAGGGAACGGTTCGGGACGCCATCTCGGCGGCGTTCGACGTGCCGGTCGAGTCCGTCCAGCGGGCATTGCAGGTGTCGAACGACTACGGGCGGGTCGCCCGCGTAGCCGAATCGGAGGGCGAAGACGGGTTGGACGACCTGCAACTGGAAGTCGGCAGGCCGGTGCAGGCGATGTTGGCGCAGGCGGGCGCCGTCACGGACGCGCTGGAGGACTGGGAGGTGGCGGGCGTCGAGTGGAAGTTCGACGGCGCGCGGGTGCAACTGCACTACGACGGCGAGACGGTTCGAATCTTCTCGCGGAACATGGAGGACGTGACGGACCCGCTGCCGGAGGTCGTCGAGTACGCCGAGGAGAACCTCGCCGCACCGGCCATCGTGGACGGCGAAGTCGTGGCGATGGACGACGGCGAACCCCTCCCGTTTCAGGAGGTGCTCCGTCGGTTCCGCCGCAAGCACGACGTGGCCCGCGCCCGAGAGGAAGTCGCCGTCGAACTCCGGGCGTTCGACTGCCTGCACGCCGACGGCGAGGACCTGCTCACCGCGCCGCTCGTCGAGCGCCACGACCGACTGCAGGTGATTCTGTCCGGGGGCGTGTCCGCGCTGACCGTCACGGGCGACGAGGACGAAATCGCCGACATCGAGGCCAATGCGCTCGACGCGGGCCACGAGGGAATCATGCTCAAGAACCCCGACTCGACCTACTCGCCGGGTCGCCGCGGGAAGAACTGGCGGAAGCGGAAACCCGACGTGGAGACGGTTGACCTCGTGGTGACGGGCGCGGAGTGGGGTGAGGGCCGCCGGGCGAGTTTCCTCGGGACCTTCCTGCTCTCCGCGCGGACCGAGGACGGCGACTTCGAAACCCTTGGCAAAGTGGCGACGGGTATCACGGACGAGGAGTTGGCCGAACTGACCGAGCTGCTCGAACCCCACATCGCCACGCAAGACGGCCAAACGGTCGAAATCGCTCCGGGAATCGTCTTCGAAGTGGGCTACGAGGAGATACAGGAGTCGCCGACCTACTCGTCCGGCTTCGCCCTCCGATTCCCGCGATTCCTCGGGGTGCGCGACGACAAGACGCCGGAGAGCGCGGATTCGCTGGAACGAATCGAACGCCTCGCGGAGATGCAGTAG
- the gyrB gene encoding DNA topoisomerase (ATP-hydrolyzing) subunit B, giving the protein MSDGNEYSAGQIQVLEGLEAVRKRPAMYIGSTDSRGLHHLVYEVVDNSIDEALAGYCDSIDVTIHEDNSVSIADDGRGIPVDRHEEYDMPALEVILTVLHAGGKFDNKSYQVSGGLHGVGISVVNALSEKFDVEVKRDGGVWKQTFERGDPAGEMERVRDMRDDEETGTYQRFWPDTEIFETTDFTYSTLENRLRELAFLNSGVAITLADERDEEKGDTFHYSGGIREFVEYLNETKTALHNEVIYFEDEDDNIQVEVAMQATDELQGSIHAFANNINTREGGTHLTGFKTALTRVVNDYANDNDMLGDLDENLRGEDIREGLTAVISVKHPDPQFEGQTKTKLGNSEVRGIVESAVHEGLSVYFEEHPDTAQAIISKAVEAAKARKAAKKAEELTRRKSALESSALPGKLADCQSRDPTKSELFVVEGDSAGGSAKQARDREFQAILPLFGKVLNVEKHRLDRVLENEKIRNFITAIGTGVGEEFDIDDARYHKIIIMTDADVDGAHIRTLYLTLLYRYMRPLLEAGYVYAAQPPLYRVRYRGKTYDAMTEEERDEIIEEKCDGNPSQVQRFKGLGEMNPEQLWETTMNPENRILKQITIEDAAAADKMFSVLMGDAVGPRKQFIQDHATEAEWVDI; this is encoded by the coding sequence ATGAGCGACGGAAATGAGTATAGCGCCGGGCAGATTCAGGTCCTCGAAGGGCTTGAAGCCGTTCGAAAGCGCCCGGCAATGTACATCGGTTCTACCGACTCTCGTGGGTTACATCACCTCGTCTACGAAGTGGTGGACAACTCCATCGACGAGGCGTTGGCCGGGTACTGTGACAGCATCGACGTAACGATTCACGAAGACAACTCCGTCAGCATCGCGGACGACGGACGCGGGATTCCCGTGGACCGCCACGAGGAGTATGACATGCCCGCGTTGGAGGTCATTTTGACCGTCCTCCACGCCGGTGGGAAGTTCGACAACAAATCCTACCAGGTCTCCGGCGGTCTCCACGGCGTCGGCATCTCCGTGGTGAACGCCCTCTCGGAGAAGTTCGACGTCGAAGTGAAACGCGACGGCGGCGTCTGGAAACAGACGTTCGAGCGCGGCGACCCGGCCGGCGAAATGGAGCGCGTCCGCGACATGCGCGACGACGAGGAAACGGGAACGTACCAGCGATTCTGGCCCGATACGGAAATCTTCGAGACGACGGATTTTACCTATTCCACGCTCGAAAACCGACTCCGCGAACTCGCCTTCCTCAACTCCGGCGTCGCAATCACGCTCGCCGACGAGCGCGACGAGGAGAAAGGCGATACGTTCCACTACAGCGGCGGCATCCGCGAGTTCGTCGAGTACCTGAACGAGACGAAAACCGCCCTCCACAACGAGGTTATCTACTTCGAGGACGAGGACGATAACATCCAAGTCGAGGTGGCGATGCAGGCCACGGACGAACTTCAGGGCTCGATTCACGCCTTCGCCAACAACATCAATACCCGCGAAGGTGGCACCCACCTGACCGGGTTCAAGACCGCCCTCACGCGCGTCGTCAACGACTACGCGAACGACAACGACATGCTGGGCGACCTCGACGAGAACCTCCGGGGCGAGGACATCCGCGAGGGGTTGACGGCGGTCATCTCGGTGAAACACCCGGACCCGCAGTTCGAGGGGCAGACGAAGACGAAACTCGGCAACAGCGAGGTCCGCGGTATCGTCGAAAGCGCGGTTCACGAGGGACTGTCGGTCTACTTCGAGGAACACCCGGACACCGCACAGGCCATCATCAGCAAGGCAGTCGAGGCCGCGAAGGCCCGGAAAGCCGCGAAGAAGGCGGAGGAACTCACGCGCCGGAAGAGCGCGCTCGAATCGAGCGCGCTCCCGGGCAAACTCGCCGACTGCCAGTCGCGCGACCCCACGAAGTCCGAACTGTTCGTGGTCGAGGGCGACTCGGCGGGTGGGTCCGCGAAGCAGGCCCGCGACCGCGAGTTCCAGGCCATCCTGCCGCTGTTCGGAAAAGTGCTGAACGTCGAGAAACACCGTCTCGACCGCGTGCTGGAGAACGAGAAGATTCGAAACTTCATCACCGCCATCGGCACCGGCGTCGGCGAGGAGTTCGACATCGACGACGCGCGCTATCACAAAATCATCATCATGACGGACGCGGACGTGGACGGAGCGCACATCCGAACGCTCTATTTGACGCTCCTCTACCGGTACATGCGGCCGCTGTTGGAGGCGGGCTACGTGTACGCCGCCCAACCGCCGCTGTACCGCGTCCGCTACCGCGGCAAGACGTACGACGCGATGACCGAGGAGGAACGCGACGAGATCATCGAGGAGAAATGCGACGGCAACCCCTCGCAAGTCCAACGGTTCAAGGGACTGGGCGAGATGAACCCGGAGCAACTGTGGGAGACGACGATGAACCCCGAAAACCGCATCCTCAAGCAGATAACCATCGAGGACGCCGCGGCGGCGGACAAGATGTTCTCGGTGCTGATGGGTGACGCCGTCGGGCCGCGAAAGCAGTTCATCCAGGACCACGCCACCGAAGCGGAGTGGGTCGATATATGA